A stretch of Pseudomonas sp. LRP2-20 DNA encodes these proteins:
- the betT gene encoding choline transporter BetT, with product MNPPVFYFAASFILLFGLVVILFPQASGEWLLAAQNWAANTVGWYYMLAMTLYLVFVVVTALSGYGKIKLGADHDEPEFSYLSWAGMLFAAGISITLFFFCVSEPLTHMLTPPQGEGGTAEAGRQAMEILFLHWGLHGWGVFAFVGMALAYFAYRHNLPLALRSALYPLIGKRINGPIGYAVDGFGIIATVFGLGADMGFGVLHLNAGLDYLFGISHSQWVQVILIALMMGAAVAVAVAGVEKGVRVMSDINLFLACALLLFVLFAGPTQHLFNTLIQNLGDYLGALPRKSFDVYAYGEQRDWLGGWTVFYWAWWIAWAPFVGLFIARISRGRTIREFVFGVLLIPLGFTLAWMSIFGNSALDQVINHGMSALGQSALDNPSMSLYLLLETYPWSKAVIAVTVFISFVFFVTSADSGTVVLSTLSAKGGGADEDGPNWLRIFWGAMTALITSGLLFAGSIDSLKSAVVLTSLPFSLILLCMMWGLHKAFYLESQRQIAQMHSLAPFAQSRRGRGGWRQRLSQAVHFPSRDEVYRFMDDVVRPAIAEVREVFEQKGLVLVTQDDPSHDNVSLKVGHGEEQPFIYQVQMRGYFTPSFALGGLGTQELKNRRYYRAEVHLSEGSQNYDLVGYSKEQIINDILDQYERHMQFLHLVR from the coding sequence ATGAACCCGCCGGTGTTCTACTTCGCGGCAAGTTTCATTCTCCTGTTCGGCCTGGTGGTCATCCTGTTCCCGCAGGCGTCCGGCGAGTGGCTGCTGGCGGCGCAGAACTGGGCGGCCAACACGGTCGGTTGGTACTACATGCTGGCCATGACCTTGTACCTGGTGTTCGTGGTGGTCACTGCGTTGTCCGGCTACGGCAAGATCAAGCTGGGTGCCGACCACGACGAGCCCGAGTTCAGTTACCTGTCATGGGCCGGCATGCTGTTCGCCGCCGGCATCAGCATCACGCTGTTCTTCTTCTGCGTGTCCGAACCGCTGACCCACATGCTCACCCCGCCCCAGGGCGAAGGGGGCACGGCCGAGGCCGGGCGCCAGGCGATGGAAATCCTGTTCCTGCACTGGGGCCTGCATGGCTGGGGCGTGTTCGCCTTCGTCGGCATGGCCCTGGCCTACTTCGCCTACCGGCATAACCTGCCGCTGGCCTTGCGTTCGGCGCTGTATCCGCTGATCGGCAAACGCATCAACGGCCCGATCGGTTATGCCGTGGACGGATTCGGCATCATCGCCACGGTGTTCGGCCTGGGCGCCGACATGGGCTTTGGGGTACTGCACCTGAACGCCGGCCTCGACTATCTGTTCGGCATCAGCCACAGCCAGTGGGTGCAGGTGATCCTCATCGCGCTGATGATGGGCGCGGCAGTGGCGGTAGCCGTGGCGGGGGTGGAAAAGGGTGTGCGGGTGATGAGCGACATCAACCTGTTCCTGGCCTGCGCGCTGCTGCTGTTCGTGCTGTTCGCCGGGCCTACTCAGCACCTGTTCAATACCCTGATCCAGAACCTCGGCGATTACCTCGGCGCCTTGCCGCGCAAGAGCTTCGACGTTTACGCCTATGGCGAGCAACGTGACTGGCTGGGTGGCTGGACGGTGTTCTACTGGGCCTGGTGGATAGCCTGGGCGCCGTTCGTGGGCCTGTTCATCGCGCGTATCTCGCGTGGCCGCACCATCCGTGAGTTCGTCTTCGGCGTGTTGCTGATCCCGCTGGGCTTCACCCTGGCGTGGATGTCGATTTTCGGCAACAGCGCGCTGGACCAGGTCATCAACCACGGCATGAGCGCGCTCGGCCAGTCGGCGTTGGACAACCCGTCGATGAGCCTGTATCTGCTGCTGGAAACCTACCCGTGGAGCAAGGCGGTGATCGCCGTGACGGTGTTCATCAGCTTCGTGTTCTTCGTCACCTCGGCCGACTCCGGCACGGTGGTGTTGTCGACCCTGTCCGCCAAGGGCGGTGGTGCCGACGAAGACGGGCCGAACTGGTTGCGCATTTTCTGGGGCGCGATGACTGCGCTGATCACCAGCGGCCTGCTGTTCGCGGGCAGCATCGACTCGCTGAAGTCGGCGGTGGTGCTGACTTCGCTGCCGTTCTCGCTGATTCTGCTGTGCATGATGTGGGGGCTGCACAAGGCCTTCTACCTGGAGAGCCAGCGGCAGATTGCGCAGATGCACTCGCTGGCGCCGTTCGCCCAGTCACGCCGTGGCCGTGGCGGCTGGCGTCAGCGCCTGAGCCAGGCCGTGCACTTCCCGTCGCGCGATGAGGTGTACCGCTTCATGGATGATGTGGTGCGCCCGGCGATTGCCGAAGTGCGCGAGGTGTTCGAGCAGAAGGGGCTGGTGCTGGTGACCCAGGACGACCCGAGCCATGACAACGTCAGCCTGAAGGTTGGCCATGGCGAGGAGCAGCCGTTCATCTACCAGGTGCAGATGCGCGGCTACTTCACGCCATCGTTCGCACTGGGTGGGTTGGGTACCCAGGAGTTGAAGAACCGCCGTTACTACCGGGCCGAGGTGCACCTGAGCGAAGGCAGCCAGAACTATGACCTGGTGGGCTACAGCAAGGAGCAGATCATCAACGACATCCTCGACCAGTACGAGCGGCACATGCAGTTCTTGCACCTGGTCCGCTAG
- the epsC gene encoding serine O-acetyltransferase EpsC — protein sequence MSEQPSSGHWQLHSIVSGLRGAREQWRSRNGRSSGEQGGRELPSREAMRQILEQLCGALFPMRLGPVDLREESEDFYVGHTLDAALTALLVQARLELRYAARQSKAELEGVDAQALRLIQDFAAALPGLRVLLDTDVLAAYHGDPAARSVDEVLLCYPGILAIIHHRLAHHLYRAGLPLLARISSELAHSATGIDIHPGAQIGQSFFIDHGTGVVIGETAIIGERVRIYQAVTLGAKRFPSDESGTLHKGLARHPIVEDDVVIYAGATILGRITIGKGSTIGGNVWLTRSVPAESNITQANLQLDCQDKN from the coding sequence GTGAGCGAACAACCTTCATCTGGGCACTGGCAACTGCACAGCATCGTCAGCGGCCTGCGCGGTGCCCGCGAGCAATGGCGCAGCCGCAATGGCCGCAGCAGCGGCGAGCAGGGCGGGCGCGAACTGCCTTCGCGCGAGGCCATGCGGCAGATTCTCGAACAGCTGTGCGGGGCATTGTTCCCGATGCGCCTGGGCCCGGTAGACCTACGGGAAGAGAGCGAAGACTTTTACGTCGGCCATACCCTCGACGCAGCGCTGACCGCATTGCTGGTGCAGGCGCGGCTGGAACTGCGTTATGCCGCGCGTCAGAGCAAGGCGGAACTGGAGGGCGTCGACGCCCAGGCCCTGCGTTTGATCCAGGACTTCGCGGCGGCCTTGCCGGGCCTGCGTGTGCTGCTCGATACCGATGTGCTGGCGGCCTATCACGGCGACCCGGCGGCGCGCAGCGTAGACGAGGTATTGCTGTGCTATCCGGGGATCCTGGCGATCATCCATCACCGCCTGGCTCACCATCTTTATCGAGCGGGCTTGCCGCTGCTGGCGCGGATCAGCTCGGAGCTGGCGCATTCGGCCACGGGTATCGACATTCACCCAGGCGCGCAGATCGGCCAGAGCTTCTTCATCGACCACGGTACCGGCGTGGTGATTGGCGAAACCGCGATCATCGGTGAGCGGGTGCGCATCTATCAGGCGGTTACCCTGGGTGCCAAGCGCTTCCCAAGCGACGAGTCGGGGACGTTGCACAAAGGGCTGGCGCGCCACCCGATCGTCGAGGACGACGTGGTGATCTATGCCGGGGCGACGATCCTGGGGCGGATCACCATCGGCAAAGGCTCGACCATTGGCGGCAATGTCTGGCTGACCCGCAGCGTGCCGGCCGAAAGCAACATCACCCAGGCCAACCTGCAGCTGGATTGCCAGGACAAGAACTGA
- the tcyJ gene encoding cystine ABC transporter substrate-binding protein, giving the protein MSKFAKPLLNASLAILLGAGLLGQAFAGEQLKTIQEKGVINVGLEGTYPPFSFQDENGKLTGFEVELSELLAKELGVKAKIQPTKWDGILAALESKRLDVVVNQVTISEERKKKYDFSEPYTISGIQALILKKKAEQLNIKSAQDLAGKKVGVGLGTNYEQWVKQDVPKADVRTYEDDPSKFADLRNGRIDAILIDRLAALEYAQKAKDTELAGDAFSRLESGVALRKGEPELLAAINKAIDKLKADGTLAKLSEKYFGADVTK; this is encoded by the coding sequence ATGTCGAAATTCGCCAAACCGCTTCTCAACGCCAGCCTGGCCATCCTGCTGGGTGCCGGCCTGCTCGGCCAGGCCTTCGCCGGCGAGCAACTGAAGACCATCCAGGAAAAAGGCGTGATCAACGTCGGCCTTGAGGGTACCTACCCGCCGTTCAGCTTCCAGGATGAAAACGGCAAGCTGACCGGCTTCGAGGTCGAGCTGTCCGAACTGCTGGCCAAGGAGCTTGGGGTCAAGGCCAAGATCCAGCCGACCAAGTGGGACGGCATCCTTGCTGCGCTGGAGTCCAAGCGCCTGGACGTGGTGGTCAACCAGGTGACCATCTCCGAAGAGCGCAAGAAGAAGTATGACTTCTCCGAGCCCTACACCATCTCCGGCATCCAGGCGCTGATCCTGAAGAAGAAGGCCGAGCAGCTGAATATCAAAAGCGCGCAAGACCTCGCCGGCAAGAAGGTCGGCGTAGGCCTGGGCACCAACTACGAGCAATGGGTCAAGCAGGACGTGCCGAAGGCTGATGTGCGCACCTATGAAGACGACCCGAGCAAGTTTGCCGACCTGCGCAACGGTCGCATCGACGCCATCCTGATCGACCGCCTGGCGGCACTGGAATACGCCCAGAAGGCCAAGGACACCGAACTGGCCGGCGATGCATTCTCGCGCCTGGAAAGCGGCGTGGCCCTGCGCAAGGGTGAGCCTGAGCTGCTGGCAGCCATCAACAAGGCCATCGACAAGCTCAAGGCCGACGGCACGCTGGCCAAGCTGTCCGAGAAATACTTCGGTGCCGATGTCACCAAATGA